In the genome of Catenovulum adriaticum, one region contains:
- a CDS encoding Ig-like domain-containing protein, whose translation MNNITSCIPVGDDKSATGNCRSRMKGVDLILKSLVKTSSKLLTAALLLTTANVNADVTLESDTKIADNGLYFDGSNVGYNVPNNGTDVYDFHFGRSISAHGDAVKTYKHYVFMTWYRGGKDDRHVMLTRLNTLTGKTVDIEFPHQHTGFRGDWWIGESHNTIGLAVSPINGTIHMVFDMHAYDDNNYDGKFKDDFFRYSYSVPGAAELPDADFTLDKFVKDTSEVSQGDDDYKHLTMTGDIADKGNFARLTYPKFFETTDGTLLLYMRLGGNNNGAYIFNRYDAENQKWSKFTPFNHKDQKTHGNPYNWGLYGNMKYLNGKLRVGFQQRSNDNDDKYKYQNGVYYAYSDHPQGDGDWKNHKGEPMTYPLVNSDEIKVFEPGDYITHEQPNSVYIVKDFDWTVTARGDIHIISLVQTNNNSSEADKYGFADVPKEKVYIHSYKPAGAEEFIIDTDFVGATSIYTAGDNIYIIGLNNGRPYVEMAAGGTSIFTRVYEATDGPTFAHGTIYIHDGKVYYYLQERGSGNSLPLHLQIIDLDIPTVSVNFDQPELTLIKDYSSVLISATPSIKDPARSIASVSLYVDDELVSTLNAAPFTWTESETKLQNLALGSYTVKALVTDDTGATSETFMTLNVVEGTPTVEFVKSDITVVKDYTNLEINVDASTPDSARTIDSVSLYLDDTLISTLDTAPYKWSNTEASLKGLAIGDYVLKAVVDDSKGETAETTSNLSVVDPTPSASFSQETYTVSQGYSSFSLSVDASTPVETRTIADVALYIDGNLIRKESVAPYEWGHNDDFKEELLNFPVGTHVLKAIVTDSEGLTLEVTADLIVEETVVAPEVNFSESSLSVEQGYNELTIDVTASTSMSTRTIKQVTLFVNGVQISALTSAPYQWTASETQLADLPVGTHVLKAVATDSQDLQSETTMQIVVTAKETQPDDNDPEDDNDEQDQTSGSSSGGGSTTSLFAALIVLLAIRRRYFN comes from the coding sequence GTGAACAACATTACAAGCTGCATACCAGTTGGCGACGACAAGTCAGCAACTGGCAATTGTCGTAGTCGTATGAAAGGTGTTGATTTAATACTAAAATCTTTAGTTAAAACTTCTTCTAAACTATTAACCGCTGCCTTATTGCTGACAACCGCAAATGTAAATGCTGATGTGACGTTAGAGAGTGATACTAAAATAGCGGACAATGGCCTTTATTTTGATGGTAGTAATGTTGGTTACAATGTGCCAAACAATGGTACTGACGTCTATGATTTTCATTTTGGCAGAAGTATTTCTGCCCATGGTGATGCGGTTAAAACTTACAAACATTATGTCTTTATGACTTGGTATCGTGGTGGTAAAGACGATCGCCACGTGATGTTAACACGGCTTAATACCCTCACTGGTAAAACGGTTGATATTGAGTTTCCGCACCAACACACTGGTTTTAGAGGTGATTGGTGGATTGGTGAATCACACAATACCATCGGTTTAGCGGTGAGTCCGATTAATGGCACCATTCATATGGTCTTCGACATGCACGCCTATGACGATAATAACTATGACGGTAAATTCAAAGATGATTTTTTCCGTTATTCTTATTCCGTGCCTGGGGCGGCTGAACTACCTGACGCTGATTTTACCTTAGACAAGTTTGTGAAAGATACCAGTGAAGTTAGCCAAGGTGATGATGATTATAAACATTTGACGATGACAGGCGATATTGCGGATAAAGGTAATTTTGCGCGTTTAACGTACCCCAAATTTTTTGAAACAACAGATGGTACGCTTTTGTTGTATATGCGTTTAGGGGGTAATAATAACGGGGCTTATATCTTTAACCGTTATGATGCAGAAAATCAAAAGTGGTCTAAATTCACGCCATTTAACCACAAAGATCAAAAAACGCACGGCAACCCCTACAACTGGGGCTTATACGGTAATATGAAATACCTAAATGGTAAGCTTCGTGTTGGTTTTCAGCAACGTAGTAATGACAACGATGATAAATATAAATACCAAAATGGTGTTTATTATGCTTATTCGGATCATCCTCAAGGCGATGGAGATTGGAAAAACCATAAAGGTGAACCCATGACGTATCCGCTGGTTAACTCAGATGAAATTAAAGTATTTGAGCCCGGTGATTATATAACGCACGAGCAACCAAACTCAGTTTATATTGTTAAAGATTTTGATTGGACGGTCACTGCGCGTGGTGATATTCATATCATTAGTCTTGTACAAACGAATAACAATTCATCTGAAGCTGACAAGTACGGTTTTGCTGATGTGCCAAAAGAAAAGGTCTATATCCACTCATATAAACCTGCTGGAGCCGAAGAGTTTATTATAGACACAGACTTTGTTGGGGCTACTTCAATTTATACTGCGGGTGATAATATTTACATTATTGGGCTTAATAACGGCCGACCGTATGTTGAAATGGCTGCAGGTGGTACTAGTATTTTTACTCGAGTTTATGAAGCAACAGATGGGCCGACATTTGCCCACGGCACTATCTACATTCATGATGGTAAAGTTTATTATTATTTGCAGGAAAGAGGTTCAGGCAATTCACTGCCGTTACATCTACAGATTATTGATTTGGATATTCCTACCGTATCCGTTAATTTTGATCAGCCTGAATTAACCTTAATTAAAGATTATTCATCAGTATTAATTTCTGCCACGCCATCCATTAAAGATCCTGCGCGTTCGATTGCTTCTGTCTCTTTATATGTAGATGATGAGCTGGTGTCCACACTTAACGCGGCACCGTTTACTTGGACAGAAAGCGAAACAAAATTACAAAATTTAGCCTTAGGTTCTTATACGGTTAAAGCACTAGTAACTGATGATACAGGCGCCACTTCTGAAACTTTTATGACTCTAAATGTGGTTGAAGGCACACCAACAGTCGAGTTTGTTAAATCAGATATCACAGTGGTTAAAGATTACACAAACCTTGAAATCAATGTTGATGCGAGCACGCCTGATAGCGCACGTACCATTGACTCGGTTAGTTTATATTTAGATGATACGCTTATTTCAACGCTCGATACGGCACCGTACAAATGGTCAAATACCGAGGCTAGCCTAAAGGGCTTAGCAATTGGCGACTATGTATTAAAAGCCGTTGTGGATGACAGTAAAGGTGAAACAGCAGAAACCACATCGAATTTAAGTGTAGTGGATCCAACGCCGAGCGCATCATTTTCGCAAGAGACTTACACAGTTTCACAAGGGTATAGCAGCTTCTCTTTGAGCGTTGATGCATCAACCCCAGTTGAAACCCGCACTATTGCCGACGTCGCACTGTACATTGATGGTAATCTCATTCGAAAAGAATCGGTTGCGCCATACGAGTGGGGCCATAATGATGATTTTAAAGAAGAGTTACTTAACTTCCCTGTCGGTACTCATGTTTTAAAAGCGATTGTGACCGATAGTGAAGGCCTTACGTTAGAAGTGACTGCCGATTTAATTGTAGAAGAAACAGTCGTCGCGCCAGAGGTTAATTTTAGTGAAAGTTCACTAAGCGTTGAGCAGGGGTATAACGAATTAACGATTGATGTAACTGCGTCTACCTCAATGAGTACACGCACAATCAAGCAAGTTACTTTGTTTGTGAATGGTGTTCAAATCTCGGCATTAACATCTGCTCCTTACCAATGGACTGCAAGTGAAACTCAACTGGCTGATTTGCCAGTCGGCACTCATGTTTTAAAAGCAGTGGCAACGGATAGCCAAGATTTACAGTCAGAAACAACTATGCAGATTGTGGTAACTGCAAAAGAAACACAGCCAGACGATAATGACCCTGAAGACGATAACGATGAGCAAGATCAGACATCAGGTTCAAGTTCAGGTGGTGGCAGCACTACATCATTATTTGCAGCATTGATTGTTTTGTTAGCGATACGCAGAAGATATTTTAATTAA
- a CDS encoding sulfatase: MAQGCTTSPLNEDTVSPKQPIKNVLFIALDDLRPELNSFGATHIHSPNIDALAENSRIFLNHFVNAPSCGPSRYSLLTGRYGPTSNNAMKGRAEALKKRTGEIPASMPAWFKSQGYTTIAVGKVSHYPGGNMGENWDDPSQPELPDGWSKSLMPVAEWETPKGAMHGLAHGEIRKKASDMDVFQAAEDDDNIYPDGLITDEAIQQLQQLTNQPEKPFFLAVGLIKPHLPFGAPKKYLDLYEGVAFPENPYPNKPKGPSTWFNSNEFMKYNRWGKNPLTDEAFAQSVRRHYAACVSYADAQVGKILQALKDSGADKNTVVVLWGDHGWNLGEHGMWGKHNLYEQALRSPLLISYPDMPNPGEGSQAVVETADIFPTLTKLIGLPMPEQPHGKSLIKQVNDPDAQGHAAYAYWRHNHTIRMGNFRLIHMGKKGFALYDLASQEKETKNVADQHPELVKKMMKAMSAKMQQRDKF; this comes from the coding sequence TTGGCTCAAGGCTGTACTACCTCGCCACTTAACGAAGACACAGTTAGCCCAAAACAGCCAATTAAAAATGTGTTGTTTATCGCTCTTGATGATTTACGTCCTGAACTAAATTCATTCGGCGCGACCCATATTCATTCGCCTAATATTGATGCACTAGCAGAAAATAGCCGGATCTTTTTAAATCATTTTGTGAATGCGCCCAGTTGTGGCCCTTCTCGGTATTCGTTATTAACGGGTCGTTATGGGCCAACCAGTAATAATGCCATGAAAGGCCGCGCTGAAGCATTGAAAAAGCGCACAGGTGAGATCCCCGCGAGTATGCCTGCATGGTTTAAATCGCAAGGCTACACCACGATTGCAGTCGGTAAAGTTTCTCATTACCCAGGCGGAAATATGGGTGAAAATTGGGACGACCCTTCTCAGCCAGAGCTACCTGACGGCTGGAGCAAAAGCCTGATGCCAGTGGCTGAGTGGGAAACCCCCAAAGGCGCTATGCATGGCTTAGCACACGGTGAAATTCGCAAAAAAGCCTCAGATATGGATGTGTTTCAAGCCGCAGAAGATGATGACAATATATATCCTGATGGCTTAATTACTGATGAGGCTATCCAACAATTACAGCAACTGACAAATCAACCCGAAAAGCCTTTCTTTCTAGCTGTAGGGTTAATTAAACCTCATTTGCCCTTTGGCGCTCCTAAAAAATACCTCGACTTATATGAGGGAGTAGCGTTTCCAGAAAATCCATATCCGAATAAACCCAAGGGGCCTTCTACGTGGTTTAACTCTAATGAATTCATGAAATATAACCGCTGGGGCAAAAACCCGCTCACCGACGAAGCCTTTGCCCAATCTGTTCGTCGCCATTACGCCGCCTGTGTGAGTTACGCTGATGCCCAAGTCGGTAAAATTTTACAAGCGCTTAAAGATTCTGGCGCAGATAAGAATACAGTTGTTGTCTTGTGGGGGGATCATGGTTGGAATTTAGGTGAGCATGGCATGTGGGGTAAACATAATTTGTATGAACAAGCATTACGCTCACCGTTATTAATTTCCTATCCTGATATGCCCAATCCCGGTGAAGGTTCTCAGGCAGTCGTTGAAACCGCTGATATTTTCCCAACATTAACAAAGTTAATCGGTTTACCAATGCCAGAGCAGCCTCATGGTAAGTCACTTATTAAGCAGGTTAATGACCCAGATGCACAAGGCCATGCTGCTTATGCCTATTGGCGGCACAATCATACGATACGCATGGGTAACTTTCGCTTAATTCACATGGGTAAAAAAGGCTTTGCTTTATATGATCTTGCAAGCCAAGAAAAAGAAACTAAAAATGTGGCAGATCAGCACCCCGAGCTCGTTAAAAAAATGATGAAAGCTATGAGCGCTAAAATGCAGCAAAGAGACAAGTTTTGA
- a CDS encoding glycoside hydrolase family 88/105 protein, protein MKKFKPFGRLVIAGVLLAGMSSCGLAPKAQTHSSGNELPEASSVMALMEKSANWQIARTQHMPHVGRAQKGSESYGRWIQGAFYVGLTELAERSPNPFYETWMGYVGNAHNWKLGKVKYFADDHVIGQMNLWYYNRHKNKAALTPVKETFDWLIEQNPTNSLEFIAGRNKDRVHNCQWRWCWADALFMGPPTFFTLSEITGDEKYTEYAHKEFQATVDFLRDPKTGLMFRDSRYFDKKGKYGEQIFWSRGMGWVYAGVVNSIEALPKNHRYRPYYEDLYLQLTAAIVKHQKQDGSWPMSLLAGEKDNYPESSGTAFYNYGLTWGVNNGLLDKNQYLPHILKSWDILSSSVHPDGKFGWVQGVNDKPDVVAYEDSQLYGVGAFLLAGSQMYDLVKREAN, encoded by the coding sequence ATGAAAAAATTTAAACCTTTCGGCAGATTGGTTATTGCCGGGGTCTTGTTAGCTGGTATGTCATCCTGCGGCTTGGCACCTAAGGCTCAAACTCACAGCAGCGGAAATGAACTGCCAGAGGCATCGTCAGTGATGGCGTTAATGGAAAAATCAGCCAATTGGCAGATAGCGCGAACTCAACATATGCCACATGTCGGTCGTGCTCAAAAAGGTTCGGAATCTTATGGCCGCTGGATCCAAGGTGCATTTTACGTGGGTTTAACCGAATTAGCAGAGCGATCACCCAATCCATTTTATGAGACCTGGATGGGTTATGTTGGCAATGCACATAACTGGAAACTGGGTAAGGTTAAATACTTTGCTGATGATCATGTTATTGGTCAGATGAACCTCTGGTATTACAACAGACACAAAAATAAGGCTGCATTAACGCCGGTAAAAGAAACTTTCGACTGGTTAATTGAGCAGAACCCGACAAACAGCTTAGAGTTTATCGCAGGCCGAAATAAAGACAGAGTGCATAATTGCCAATGGCGCTGGTGTTGGGCTGACGCATTATTTATGGGACCGCCTACGTTTTTTACTTTATCTGAAATAACAGGTGACGAAAAATATACTGAATATGCGCATAAAGAATTTCAGGCCACAGTCGATTTTTTAAGAGATCCTAAAACTGGATTAATGTTCCGAGATTCAAGATACTTTGATAAAAAAGGCAAATATGGCGAGCAAATATTCTGGTCCCGTGGTATGGGTTGGGTTTACGCTGGCGTTGTTAACTCTATTGAAGCATTGCCAAAAAATCATAGATACCGCCCTTATTATGAAGATTTGTATCTTCAATTAACGGCGGCAATCGTTAAGCATCAAAAACAAGATGGCTCTTGGCCTATGTCTTTATTGGCTGGTGAAAAAGATAACTATCCTGAATCGAGCGGTACTGCTTTTTACAACTATGGCTTAACTTGGGGCGTTAACAACGGACTGTTAGATAAAAATCAATATTTGCCTCACATTTTGAAATCATGGGATATATTGTCTTCGTCCGTTCATCCTGATGGAAAGTTTGGTTGGGTACAAGGTGTAAATGATAAACCTGATGTGGTTGCGTATGAAGATTCGCAATTGTACGGCGTAGGCGCGTTTTTACTGGCTGGCTCCCAAATGTATGACTTGGTAAAAAGAGAAGCTAACTAA
- a CDS encoding BNR-4 repeat-containing protein: MKYLKFFSRWFVGVLLFVTYGALAQVATISQNYFVSQIKVTDSAMFFDGNKVTGKHTENNPNGFDYIFGDALSPHGDCIKVYKNFVFMTWYHGGKDDRRVMLSRLNTKTGMLKTIAFPHRHTGFKGKWWLGESHNTIAVGISPKNDSIHLLYDMHRNGRVNAFADDYLRYSYTLDGAATVPDEQFNLSLFVNSKAGHYKHLAFPGINDIETTKLLTYPAFFTGDNGDLFMKMRFGFSANGKMLFARFDGKQWHGYTDFNRVLASEHGSKYNWGLYGDFKYVGGKFRVAFQRRSKNKTDKYLYQNGIYYAYSDDPIGVSNWQNAYGEPIALPLAKSELIKIAEPGDWAKTTKKDQVSIVHGFDFTVTDDGDEHFVSQVKDLEFDQVINLHTFRKSGSKEFTTVKYETGSQLYTAGNYVYLIGLNNGRVNIARTKGGESNFKVVYQHKQGPQFDKGVLYVADGKVYYYLKKADGEGDKRTLYLQVFNLKS; the protein is encoded by the coding sequence ATGAAATATTTAAAGTTTTTTAGCCGTTGGTTTGTAGGCGTACTGCTATTTGTTACTTATGGTGCTTTGGCTCAGGTCGCTACAATTTCTCAAAATTACTTTGTATCACAAATAAAAGTGACTGACAGCGCTATGTTCTTCGATGGCAATAAAGTTACTGGAAAACACACTGAGAACAATCCCAACGGGTTTGATTATATATTTGGCGATGCCTTATCTCCACACGGTGATTGTATTAAAGTTTATAAAAACTTTGTCTTTATGACTTGGTATCACGGTGGAAAAGATGATCGCCGAGTCATGTTGTCAAGGTTAAACACCAAAACAGGGATGCTTAAAACGATTGCTTTTCCACACCGACATACCGGCTTTAAAGGAAAATGGTGGCTAGGCGAAAGCCATAACACCATTGCAGTTGGCATTAGTCCTAAAAATGACTCAATCCACCTGTTATACGATATGCATAGAAATGGTCGAGTAAACGCCTTTGCCGATGATTATTTGCGGTATTCATACACATTGGACGGGGCTGCCACTGTGCCTGATGAGCAATTTAATTTAAGCCTATTTGTTAATTCTAAAGCTGGACATTATAAGCACCTAGCTTTTCCTGGCATCAATGATATTGAAACGACTAAATTATTGACTTACCCAGCCTTTTTTACAGGCGATAACGGTGACTTATTTATGAAGATGCGCTTTGGATTTTCAGCCAATGGAAAAATGTTGTTCGCGCGCTTTGATGGTAAACAATGGCATGGTTATACCGATTTTAATCGCGTATTGGCATCAGAGCATGGAAGCAAGTACAACTGGGGTTTGTATGGCGATTTTAAATATGTAGGCGGAAAATTTCGCGTAGCTTTCCAGCGTCGTTCAAAAAATAAAACCGATAAATATCTTTATCAAAACGGTATTTATTATGCTTACTCTGATGATCCTATAGGCGTAAGCAATTGGCAAAATGCGTATGGAGAGCCTATTGCCTTACCTCTGGCTAAATCGGAATTAATTAAAATAGCTGAGCCAGGTGATTGGGCTAAAACGACTAAGAAAGATCAAGTATCTATTGTGCATGGATTTGACTTTACGGTAACAGATGATGGGGATGAGCACTTTGTTAGTCAAGTAAAGGATTTAGAATTTGATCAAGTCATTAATTTGCACACCTTTCGCAAATCAGGTAGCAAAGAATTCACTACAGTTAAATACGAAACAGGCAGTCAACTTTATACTGCCGGCAATTATGTTTATTTAATTGGTTTAAATAACGGGCGGGTCAATATTGCAAGGACCAAAGGAGGCGAGAGCAACTTTAAAGTCGTCTATCAGCATAAACAAGGCCCTCAATTTGATAAAGGTGTTTTATACGTAGCGGATGGCAAGGTTTATTATTATTTAAAAAAAGCAGATGGCGAAGGCGATAAACGTACTTTGTATTTGCAAGTGTTTAATTTGAAAAGTTAG
- a CDS encoding sulfatase family protein: MKISRIRFITGSNFSATQINNSLFLLLKIILTSLILALAGCNQTLSKQAATQDVETLTPPNILFIYTDDQAPWALGRSGNKQALTPNLDKLANQGMYFPNAYATTPVCTPSRAGLLTSQYGYELGLDDWINTKAKTLTGHQPDLGLEQKYETWPEILQQKGYKTGLIGKWHLGYQPKHHPTQHGYDEFVGFVGGGTSPDNPVLEINGQAQKTQGLTTDILTDHALAFIEKHKNSRFALSLHYRAPHYKFLPVAPEDEAPYLNMEMELPHPAYPDLNTARAKQFMREYLSSVRGIDRNVGRVMNLLDNLKLTDNTMVIFTSDHGYNIAFNGIWHKGNGFWLVNNPPASTEQIPSGQRPNLYNPSLKVPTLIRWPNVIKANTQNLTSISNLDWFPTLMHVANAKPSASNIIRGKSFFTALQDENIVLSSDYYAAYTTQHQSITGMRMYSDGQYKLLRDFKNPGRDEFYDLINDPEETTNLINSKLSEQQQSIVTKFDQIISEKMRTTSDPLYQAVVSD, translated from the coding sequence ATGAAAATTAGCAGAATACGATTCATTACCGGATCTAATTTTTCAGCAACACAGATTAATAACTCACTTTTTCTATTGCTAAAAATTATACTGACAAGTCTTATTCTAGCGTTGGCAGGCTGCAATCAAACGCTGTCCAAACAAGCAGCTACCCAAGATGTCGAAACCTTAACGCCACCCAACATCTTGTTTATTTACACTGACGATCAGGCACCATGGGCGTTGGGACGCTCAGGCAATAAACAAGCGTTAACACCTAACTTAGACAAGCTTGCAAATCAAGGTATGTATTTCCCCAATGCGTACGCCACTACACCAGTTTGTACACCTTCACGAGCTGGCTTATTGACCTCTCAATACGGATACGAATTAGGTTTAGATGATTGGATCAATACTAAAGCTAAAACATTAACTGGACATCAACCTGATTTAGGTTTAGAACAAAAATACGAAACTTGGCCTGAGATACTGCAACAAAAGGGCTATAAAACAGGGCTGATTGGGAAATGGCACCTAGGCTACCAGCCAAAGCATCATCCAACACAGCATGGCTACGACGAATTTGTTGGCTTTGTTGGCGGCGGCACTTCGCCAGATAACCCCGTGTTAGAGATCAATGGTCAAGCACAAAAAACACAAGGTTTAACCACAGATATTTTAACTGACCATGCGCTTGCTTTTATCGAAAAACATAAAAATTCACGTTTTGCTTTATCACTGCATTATCGAGCACCACATTATAAATTTTTACCCGTAGCACCAGAAGATGAAGCTCCTTATCTTAATATGGAAATGGAGCTACCCCACCCTGCCTACCCAGATTTAAATACCGCACGTGCAAAGCAATTTATGCGTGAGTACCTATCTAGTGTCCGTGGTATTGATCGCAATGTGGGACGCGTAATGAATCTTTTAGATAATCTAAAATTAACTGATAATACCATGGTGATATTTACCTCTGATCATGGTTACAATATTGCTTTTAATGGTATTTGGCATAAAGGTAACGGGTTTTGGCTTGTTAATAACCCACCCGCCAGTACAGAGCAGATCCCATCAGGACAACGCCCTAATTTATATAATCCAAGCCTTAAAGTACCCACGCTTATCCGTTGGCCAAATGTAATTAAAGCCAACACACAAAACCTGACCAGTATTTCAAATTTGGATTGGTTTCCAACATTGATGCATGTGGCCAATGCAAAACCCAGCGCCTCGAATATCATTAGAGGAAAAAGCTTTTTTACAGCTTTGCAAGATGAAAATATCGTCTTATCAAGCGATTATTACGCAGCTTATACCACTCAACATCAATCGATCACTGGCATGAGAATGTATAGTGATGGTCAATATAAATTACTACGCGACTTTAAAAACCCAGGCCGTGATGAGTTTTATGACTTGATAAATGATCCTGAAGAAACAACCAATTTAATAAACTCAAAGTTATCTGAACAGCAACAGAGTATCGTGACAAAATTTGACCAAATTATTTCAGAAAAAATGCGTACGACATCTGACCCATTATATCAAGCCGTCGTGTCAGATTAG